In one window of Anthonomus grandis grandis chromosome 11, icAntGran1.3, whole genome shotgun sequence DNA:
- the LOC126742236 gene encoding tRNA (guanine-N(7)-)-methyltransferase has product MDKRDKEIGTLALPQKRYYRQRAHSNPMADHCFDYPTTPDEMNWAKYYPEKVKTDQENDLKVEFVDIGCGYGGLLITLSPMFPDSLILGMEIRVKVSDYVMDRIAALRSQHPGAYQNIACLRSNAMKYLPNFFKKGQLKKMFFLYPDPHFKKAKHKWRIINKCLLAEYAYVLSEGGIVYTVTDVKDLQEWMVQHFSEHPLFERVEDQDLEADPIVEKLYSSTEEGQKVTRNNGDKFLAVFRRVPDKFTLV; this is encoded by the exons ATGGATAAAAGAGACAAAGAAATCGGTACTCTCGCATTACCTCAAAAAAGATATTATAGACAAAGGGCTCATTCAAATCCCATGGCGGATCATTGTTTTGACTA CCCCACAACTCCTGATGAGATGAATTGGGCCAAGTACTATCCTGAAAAAGTAAAAACGGACCAAGAAAATGACTTGAAAGTAGAATTTGTCGATATTGGTTGTGGTTACGGGGGTCTGTTAATAACGCTTTCACCCATGTTTCCTGATAGCCTTATATTGG gaatggAAATAAGGGTGAAAGTGTCCGATTATGTTATGGACAGGATAGCAGCTTTGAGGTCACAGCACCCTGGTGCATATCAAAACATCGCATGTCTAAGATCAAATGCAATGAAGTATTTacctaatttctttaaaaaaggacAG ctgaaaaaaatgttctttctGTATCCAGACCCACATTtcaaaaaagcaaaacacaAATGGCGAATAATCAATAAGTGCCTACTAGCTGAGTATGCGTATGTTTTAAGTGAAGGAGGGATAGTTTATACAGTGACAGATGTCAAGGATCTACAGGAGTGGATGGTTCAACATTTCTCAGAACATCCCCTCTTTGAGAGGGTTGAAGATCAAGAtttg GAAGCTGACCCCATAGTTGAAAAATTGTATAGTAGCACTGAGGagggtcaaaaagtgacaagaAATAATGGAGATAAATTTCTAGCAGTGTTTAGACGAGTGCCCGATAAATTCACTTTGGTTTAA